A DNA window from Engystomops pustulosus chromosome 6, aEngPut4.maternal, whole genome shotgun sequence contains the following coding sequences:
- the LOC140064415 gene encoding uncharacterized protein, with amino-acid sequence MCFIMAALLTLLVLTYTTDANPTQFCPSSCLCYDSSNLVECRDLELLLVPHHLPHSTWMLDLRQNNLSRLEPTSFQALWSLRILLLSDNQIEVVLARSFRSLGFLERLDLSNNLLSSLPHDFSRGLGSLRELRVPANRLTALNYESLRHMESLEKLDLSRNYLGSIEQGAFRGLSRLRHLHLQSNFLDSVRGGYFFMLQNLELLDLSDNNISTIAVESFTSLHSLRLLSLSDNQLSHLKFKTFLNLQTPSTHIQVSGNPWICDCDLQRVFGKITSVRHLHIDDYDNLTCAGPPQLSGAALVSVDNQLCVAETATVLVITITVLVTVIAAIVMAERNRKKNQEKNWNEPDGPFETQDK; translated from the coding sequence ATGTGCTTCATCATGGCAGCACTGCTTACACTCCTAGTCCTGACGTACACAACAGATGCAAATCCCACCCAGTTCTGTCCTTCATCTTGTCTTTGCTATGACTCCTCTAACCTAGTGGAATGTAGAGATCTGGAGCTCCTCCTGGTTCCTCATCACCTTCCTCACAGTACGTGGATGCTGGATCTTCGCCAGAACAACCTCAGCCGCCTTGAGCCTACCTCATTTCAAGCCTTGTGGTCACTTCGGATCCTTCTTTTATCTGATAACCAGATTGAGGTTGTGTTAGCAAGATCATTTCGTTCTCTTGGCTTCCTTGAACGTTTGGACCTTTCTAATAACTTACTCAGTAGCCTTCCTCATGACTTCTCCAGGGGTTTAGGTTCCCTTAGAGAACTGCGAGTTCCTGCAAATAGGTTGACTGCCTTGAATTATGAAAGTCTAAGACACATGGAAAGTCTGGAAAAATTAGACCTGAGCAGGAATTATTTGGGTTCTATAGAACAGGGGGCCTTTCGTGGACTTTCTAGGCTACGTCACCTTCACCTCCAGTCCAACTTTCTAGATTCAGTTAGAGGGGgatatttttttatgttgcagAACCTAGAACTCCTTGACCTTTCAGACAACAATATTAGTACCATCGCTGTAGAGTCTTTCACCTCCCTGCACTCCCTTCGACTCTTGTCTCTCTCAGACAATCAGTTAAGTCATCTCAAGTTTAAGACGTTCCTCAACCTCCAAACCCCCAGTACTCACATCCAAGTATCTGGCAACCCATGGATATGTGACTGTGACTTGCAGAGAGTGTTCGGGAAGATTACcagtgtgaggcatctgcacataGATGACTATGACAATCTCACTTGTGCAGGACCACCTCAACTCTCTGGTGCTGCCCTGGTATCAGTGGACAACCAGCTATGTGTAGCCGAGACTGCCACAGTACTGGTCATCACTATAACCGTGTTAGTTACTGTCATAGCTGCAATTGTAATGGCCGAGAGGAACCGTAAAAAAAATCAAGAGAAGAACTGGAATGAACCTGATGGTCCCTTTGAAACACAGGACAAGTGA